The Candidatus Paracaedibacter acanthamoebae genome contains a region encoding:
- a CDS encoding alpha/beta hydrolase fold domain-containing protein, whose translation MAKKIKRPVAYLRFIDKTLMLWNRFIRLPAGFVVYKYCIQNVTVESVQLKNLSSDTKIIYVHGGAFIIGLNNIYRKFACLLSRKCQADVILIDYNLAPTSSFPRAMQQVLVVYQEILKTTPPSQIIIAGDSAGGNLAMAMLLLAKESSIPMPACAVILSGWLDLTLENAAKKAEDDLLITMKHLIEVRDSYLQYTVAPNHYLASPIYGNIKGLPPLFMHAGEEEILLNDTVSFVKKAESENIKVQFEIGQDMLHVHPILFPSDNCSLDVINKIATFISHNISSQKKAPLEGKIKS comes from the coding sequence ATGGCAAAAAAAATTAAGCGACCCGTTGCTTATCTGAGATTTATCGATAAAACTCTTATGCTATGGAATAGGTTTATCCGACTACCCGCGGGATTCGTAGTTTATAAATATTGCATTCAAAATGTTACGGTTGAATCCGTTCAACTTAAAAACTTATCGTCTGACACAAAAATTATTTATGTGCATGGCGGGGCATTTATCATTGGGCTGAATAATATATATAGAAAATTTGCTTGTCTTCTATCAAGAAAATGTCAGGCTGATGTGATTTTAATTGATTACAACTTAGCTCCTACGAGCTCCTTTCCCCGGGCTATGCAACAAGTGTTGGTTGTTTATCAGGAGATATTAAAAACAACCCCTCCCAGCCAAATCATAATAGCCGGAGATTCTGCGGGCGGGAATTTAGCTATGGCGATGCTGCTTTTAGCAAAAGAATCCTCAATTCCTATGCCCGCCTGTGCCGTTATCCTATCAGGCTGGCTTGATTTAACTTTAGAAAATGCGGCAAAAAAAGCCGAGGATGATCTGTTGATTACAATGAAACATTTGATTGAAGTCAGAGATAGCTATTTACAGTATACCGTGGCGCCTAACCATTATTTGGCATCCCCTATCTATGGAAATATAAAAGGTTTACCACCTCTTTTTATGCATGCCGGGGAGGAGGAAATCTTGTTAAACGATACCGTGTCATTTGTTAAAAAAGCAGAATCAGAAAATATTAAAGTTCAATTTGAAATAGGGCAAGATATGCTGCATGTGCATCCCATTTTGTTTCCTTCAGATAACTGTAGTCTAGATGTTATCAACAAGATCGCCACTTTTATTTCGCACAATATCTCTAGCCAAAAAAAAGCTCCTCTTGAGGGTAAGATAAAAAGTTAG
- a CDS encoding response regulator: MIDNIDKYVAKKLKYYRVKFDWPLKKLADDLGVSLQQMHRYEQGTNKISAGLLYRLSKIFKIDITCFFDNFEESAIDTKDDSYKVLLIEDNPDDEYFFRKCIAEFDEHLDIYVLRDGTEVLNYFRELQDTSVRLFSQPDIIFMDLNIPSANGFELLNDLKKRPVLNGVPIIVLTSSVNEEDASKSYLLHANGFIRKSFTFKEYSEQLNIALNYWIKAAGLPHHEQMKELA; the protein is encoded by the coding sequence ATGATCGATAATATCGATAAATATGTGGCTAAAAAATTAAAATACTATCGGGTAAAATTTGATTGGCCTCTTAAGAAGTTAGCTGATGACCTGGGGGTCTCACTACAGCAGATGCATCGTTATGAACAGGGGACTAATAAAATATCTGCAGGATTATTATACAGACTGTCGAAAATTTTCAAAATTGATATCACATGTTTTTTTGATAATTTCGAAGAATCCGCAATAGATACAAAAGACGATTCCTATAAAGTTCTTCTCATTGAAGATAACCCGGATGATGAATATTTTTTCAGGAAATGTATTGCTGAGTTTGATGAACATCTAGATATTTACGTCCTAAGAGATGGTACAGAAGTTTTAAACTACTTTAGAGAGTTACAAGACACCTCTGTTCGTCTTTTTTCACAGCCTGATATCATTTTTATGGATCTTAACATTCCTTCCGCAAATGGTTTTGAATTATTAAATGATCTGAAAAAACGCCCAGTTTTAAATGGCGTTCCAATTATCGTTTTAACCAGTAGTGTTAACGAAGAAGATGCATCCAAGTCGTATCTTTTACATGCGAATGGTTTTATTAGGAAATCTTTTACATTCAAAGAATATAGTGAACAGCTAAATATAGCCTTAAATTACTGGATCAAGGCAGCT